A stretch of Aedes aegypti strain LVP_AGWG chromosome 2, AaegL5.0 Primary Assembly, whole genome shotgun sequence DNA encodes these proteins:
- the LOC110676683 gene encoding uncharacterized protein LOC110676683 — MRLCFLILLIPHILCNNIEIHNVSNDPVVIVKIGEARILEGYQKFVHAINITDIEQSISQIESHISTVNISHPELITLLKRKTDDLRNNIKQLKPRRKQKRWDALGRAWKWMSGSPDADDLRIITKGINEMVDNSNKQIKINNQVFDSLGNLTEITNKLINITEQNSKLSSEETQVLHLILNLDIINQEIASIQEAIIFAKLGTVNYKLLTTDEIIQIDELLSNQGMHLDLLEEAINFAKVTIGTNNELLLYVVNIPKFYHPVYEVLKIEAILKNSQRIHLKGNIYLRNKNELLLQKTPCERLGNWSLCYQSDVEDISDDNCVSKLARGTESKCTYEHNPKHPSVTKISETTALLNDINTNLQTTCGISNRNLTGSFMIIYQNCSITIGEHTLTNNVIKTVNQRIFIPSTGLKVKEEGLERKFDIHTLHQVQHQHLKQLQHLKSATAANSWSLIGGFSFSTSIIIFIIIFVMFKFRSQGTFIQIDRSNTSPIEAPTATKDVQYYQPASTIPAGLTV; from the exons ATGCGATTGTGCTTCCTGATTCTCTT AATCCCACACATACTTTGTAACAACATCGAAATTCACAACGTTAGCAACGATCCAGTAGTCATAGTGAAGATAGGAGAAGCAAGAATCCTAGAAGGATACCAGAAATTCGTACATGCCATCAACATAACGGACATAGAACAGTCAATATCGCAGATAGAAAGTCACATATCCACAGTAAACATCAGCCATCCAGAACTAATCACACTACTGAAACGAAAGACAGACGACCTAagaaataatataaaacaaCTCAAACCAAGACGAAAACAAAAACGTTGGGACGCGCTAGGACGAGCATGGAAATGGATGTCTGGTTCACCCGACGCTGACGACCTTAGAATAATTACAAAAGGCATAAACGAAATGGTCGACAATAGTAACAAACAAATCAAAATTAACAACCAAGTTTTTGATAGTTTAGGAAACCTCACAGAAATAACTAATAAACTCATCAACATTACAGAACAAAATTCCAAGCTTTCTTCAGAAGAAACTCAGGTATtacatttgattttaaatttagaCATCATCAATCAGGAGATAGCAAGCATACAGGAAGCCataatatttgcaaaattaggGACAGTCAATTACAAGCTTCTAACCACGGACGAAATCATCCAAATTGACGAATTGCTAAGCAACCAAGGCATGCACCTGGACCTCTTAGAAGAAGCCATCAACTTTGCGAAGGTGACCATCGGCACAAACAACGAGTTATTGCTCTACGTGGTAAACATCCCCAAGTTTTATCATCCGGTCTACGAAGTACTGAAAATCGAAGCCATCTTAAAAAATTCTCAACGCATCCATTTGAAAGGAAATATTTATTTACGAAACAAGAACGAATTGTTACTACAGAAAACACCTTGTGAACGACTTGGAAATTGGAGTCTATGCTATCAATCAGACGTCGAAGACATTTCGGACGACAACTGCGTTTCCAAACTAGCAAGGGGAACGGAAAGTAAATGCACATATGAACATAATCCCAAGCACCCTTCCGTAACCAAAATCAGCGAAACTACCGCACTTCTCAACGATATTAATACCAATCTTCAAACAACATGTGGAATCTCCAATAGGAACCTAACCGGATCATTTATGATCATATATCAAAATTGTTCTATAACCATTGGAGAACACACTTTAACCAACAACGTCATCAAAACAGTTAACCAAAGAATCTTCATCCCATCAACAGGATTAAAAGTAAAGGAAGAAGGACTCGAACGTAAATTCGACATCCACACACTTCATCAAGTACAACACCAGCATTTGAAACAATTGCAACATCTTAAATCCGCAACGGCAGCTAATTCCTGGTCTCTCATAGGAGGATTTTCATTCTCGACATCGATcatcatttttatcataattttcgTTATGTTCAAATTTCGTTCTCAAGGCACCTTCATTCAAATTGACCGATCCAACACTTCACCCATCGAGGCACCCACGGCTACCAAAGACGTCCAGTACTATCAACCAGCTTCAACCATTCCGGCAGGGCTAACCGTCTAA